The proteins below come from a single Takifugu flavidus isolate HTHZ2018 chromosome 6, ASM371156v2, whole genome shotgun sequence genomic window:
- the ndufs8a gene encoding NADH:ubiquinone oxidoreductase core subunit S8a, producing MAATLRLLYSVSKPGTTPSLNVLRSFTVSAQREGYKYVNAQEIPTDMKSITDRAAQTLLWTELFRGLGMTLSYLFREPATINYPFEKGPLSPRFRGEHALRRYPSGEERCIACKLCEAICPAQAITIEAETRADGSRRTTRYDIDMTKCIYCGFCQEACPVDAIVEGPNFEFSTETHEELLYNKEKLLNNGDKWEAEIAANIQADYLYR from the exons gcacTACGCCCAGTCTCAATGTGTTGCGCTCCTTTACTGTGTCAGCGCAAAGAGAAGGATACA AGTATGTCAATGCCCAGGAGATCCCCACAGATATGAAGTCCATCACAGACAGAGCCGCACAGACACTGTTGTGGACAGAACTTTTCAGAG GTTTGGGTATGACATTGAGCTACCTGTTCAGAGAACCTGCCACCATCAATTACCCTTTTGAGAAGGGACCACTGTCACCACGCTTCAGAGGAGAACACGCACTGCGCAG GTACCCCTCAGGAGAGGAGCGTTGCATTGCCTGCAAGTTGTGTGAAGCCATCTGCCCAGCTCAG GCTATTACCATAGAAGCAGAGACGCGTGCTGACGGCAGCAGGAGGACAACCCGTTATGACATTGACATGACCAAATGCATCTACTGCGGCTTCTGTCAAGAGGCTTGTCCTGTGGACGCTATTGTAGAG GGTCCTAACTTTGAGTTTTCTACGGAGACGCATGAGGAGCTTCTGTACAACAaggagaaactcctgaacaatGGAGATAAGTGGGAAGCAGAGATCGCTGCTAACATTCAGGCTGATTACCTCTACAGATAG
- the LOC130526789 gene encoding ribosomal protein S6 kinase beta-2-like isoform X2, whose protein sequence is MAGVFDIDLETEDISDTEDDVCDFTVTESENVQTEEVELTSESVNRNSERVGPDCFELLTVLGKGAYGKVFQVRKVQGAQMGKIFAMKVLKKAKVVCNAKDTAHTRAEREILETVRHPFIVDLLYAFQTGGKLYLILEYLSGGEVFMQLEKEGIFMEDTACFYLGEITLALGHLHSNGIIYRDLKPENIMLNHEGHIKLTDFGLCKESIHDGTVTHTFCGTIEYMAPEILTRSGHNRAVDWWSLGALMYDMMTGSPPFTAENRKKTIDKILKCKLNLPPYLTIDARDLIKKLLKKSPSQRLGSSKGDCADIQKHPFFRHISWDDLLNKRVEPPYKPQLQSDEDVSQFDTRFTIQTPVDSPDDTTLSHSAELAFAGFTYVAPSVLESLKEGFSFEPRTRPVRRHNSSPRTPISPQNFSAAGPFKAGVSGDSDLHSHSSPPSALSPENGAASQPIRTPARVKKPLPDAVL, encoded by the exons ATGGCAGGGGTTTTTGACATTGACTTGGAGACGGAGGACATCAGCGATACAGAG GATGATGTTTGTGACTTTACTGTGACGGAGTCAGAGAA CGTTCAAACCGAAGAGGTGGAGTTGACAAGTGAGAGTGTGAACAGAAACAGCGAGAGAGTTGGACCTGACTGCTTCGAACTGCTGACTGTGCTGGGAAAAGGAGCCTATGGCAAG GTTTTTCAGGTGCGGAAGGTTCAAGGAGCTCAGATGGGGAAAATTTTTGCCATGAAGGTACTAAAAAAG GCTAAGGTTGTTTGTAACGCCAAAGACACAGCCCATACGCGAGCAGAGCGGGAGATCCTCGAGACGGTGAGACACCCGTTCATTGTGGATCTGCTGTATGCGTTCCAGACTGGGGGGAAACTCTACCTCATCCTTGAGTATCTGAGTG GAGGAGAAGTATTTATGCAGCTTGAAAAAGAAGGCATCTTCATGGAGGATACTGCTTG TTTTTATCTAGGGGAGATCACGCTGGCCTTAGGTCACCTTCACTCTAACGGGATCATCTACAGAGATCTAAAACCTGAAAACATCATGCTTAATCATGAAG ggCACATCAAATTAACAGATTTCGGCCTCTGCAAGGAATCCATTCACGATGGAACTGTCACGCACACCTTCTGTGGCACCATAGAGTACAT GGCCCCAGAGATCCTGACCAGGTCGGGTCACAATAGAGCTGTTGACTGGTGGAGTCTGGGAGCCCTCATGTATGATATGATGACTGGATCA CCTCCATTTACagctgaaaacaggaagaagaccATCGATAAGATCCTAAAGTGTAAACTCAATCTACCCCCGTACCTGACCATCGATGCTAGGGACCTCATCAAAAAG CTGTTGAAAAAGAGCCCGTCCCAACGACTTGGTTCCAGTAAAGGAGACTGCGCCGACATTCAG AAACATCCATTCTTCAGACACATCAGTTGGGACGACCTGCTAAACAAGAGAGTGGAGCCTCCGTACAAGCCACAGCTG CAGTCGGATGAAGATGTGAGCCAGTTTGACACCAGATTCACCATACAGACCCCAGTGGACAGTCCAGACGATACCACGCTCAGTCACAGTGCAGAACTCGCCTTTGCG GGTTTTACTTACGTGGCTCCATCTGTCCTGGAGAGTTTGAAGGAAGGGTTCTCATTTGAACCCCGGACTCGACCTGTTCGCCGCCACAACAGCAGCCCACGCACACCCATCAG CCCTCAGAATTTTTCTGCAGCTGGTCCTTTCAAGGCCGGCGTCAGTGGGGATTCTGACCTGCACTCACATTCTTCTCCTCCATCGGCTTTATCACCGGAAAACGGAGCCGCCAGTCAGCCCATCAGGACTCCAGCGAGGGTTAAGAAG cCTCTACCTGATGCAGTTCTTTAA
- the LOC130526789 gene encoding ribosomal protein S6 kinase beta-2-like isoform X3: MAGVFDIDLETEDISDTEDDVCDFTVTESENVQTEEVELTSESVNRNSERVGPDCFELLTVLGKGAYGKVFQVRKVQGAQMGKIFAMKVLKKAKVVCNAKDTAHTRAEREILETVRHPFIVDLLYAFQTGGKLYLILEYLSGGEVFMQLEKEGIFMEDTACFYLGEITLALGHLHSNGIIYRDLKPENIMLNHEGHIKLTDFGLCKESIHDGTVTHTFCGTIEYMAPEILTRSGHNRAVDWWSLGALMYDMMTGSPPFTAENRKKTIDKILKCKLNLPPYLTIDARDLIKKLLKKSPSQRLGSSKGDCADIQKHPFFRHISWDDLLNKRVEPPYKPQLQSDEDVSQFDTRFTIQTPVDSPDDTTLSHSAELAFAGFTYVAPSVLESLKEGFSFEPRTRPVRRHNSSPRTPISPQNFSAAGPFKAGVSGDSDLHSHSSPPSALSPENGAASQPIRTPARVKKVKGHHR, translated from the exons ATGGCAGGGGTTTTTGACATTGACTTGGAGACGGAGGACATCAGCGATACAGAG GATGATGTTTGTGACTTTACTGTGACGGAGTCAGAGAA CGTTCAAACCGAAGAGGTGGAGTTGACAAGTGAGAGTGTGAACAGAAACAGCGAGAGAGTTGGACCTGACTGCTTCGAACTGCTGACTGTGCTGGGAAAAGGAGCCTATGGCAAG GTTTTTCAGGTGCGGAAGGTTCAAGGAGCTCAGATGGGGAAAATTTTTGCCATGAAGGTACTAAAAAAG GCTAAGGTTGTTTGTAACGCCAAAGACACAGCCCATACGCGAGCAGAGCGGGAGATCCTCGAGACGGTGAGACACCCGTTCATTGTGGATCTGCTGTATGCGTTCCAGACTGGGGGGAAACTCTACCTCATCCTTGAGTATCTGAGTG GAGGAGAAGTATTTATGCAGCTTGAAAAAGAAGGCATCTTCATGGAGGATACTGCTTG TTTTTATCTAGGGGAGATCACGCTGGCCTTAGGTCACCTTCACTCTAACGGGATCATCTACAGAGATCTAAAACCTGAAAACATCATGCTTAATCATGAAG ggCACATCAAATTAACAGATTTCGGCCTCTGCAAGGAATCCATTCACGATGGAACTGTCACGCACACCTTCTGTGGCACCATAGAGTACAT GGCCCCAGAGATCCTGACCAGGTCGGGTCACAATAGAGCTGTTGACTGGTGGAGTCTGGGAGCCCTCATGTATGATATGATGACTGGATCA CCTCCATTTACagctgaaaacaggaagaagaccATCGATAAGATCCTAAAGTGTAAACTCAATCTACCCCCGTACCTGACCATCGATGCTAGGGACCTCATCAAAAAG CTGTTGAAAAAGAGCCCGTCCCAACGACTTGGTTCCAGTAAAGGAGACTGCGCCGACATTCAG AAACATCCATTCTTCAGACACATCAGTTGGGACGACCTGCTAAACAAGAGAGTGGAGCCTCCGTACAAGCCACAGCTG CAGTCGGATGAAGATGTGAGCCAGTTTGACACCAGATTCACCATACAGACCCCAGTGGACAGTCCAGACGATACCACGCTCAGTCACAGTGCAGAACTCGCCTTTGCG GGTTTTACTTACGTGGCTCCATCTGTCCTGGAGAGTTTGAAGGAAGGGTTCTCATTTGAACCCCGGACTCGACCTGTTCGCCGCCACAACAGCAGCCCACGCACACCCATCAG CCCTCAGAATTTTTCTGCAGCTGGTCCTTTCAAGGCCGGCGTCAGTGGGGATTCTGACCTGCACTCACATTCTTCTCCTCCATCGGCTTTATCACCGGAAAACGGAGCCGCCAGTCAGCCCATCAGGACTCCAGCGAGGGTTAAGAAGGTAAAAGGTCACCATCGATGA
- the LOC130526789 gene encoding ribosomal protein S6 kinase beta-2-like isoform X1 translates to MAGVFDIDLETEDISDTEDDVCDFTVTESENVQTEEVELTSESVNRNSERVGPDCFELLTVLGKGAYGKVFQVRKVQGAQMGKIFAMKVLKKAKVVCNAKDTAHTRAEREILETVRHPFIVDLLYAFQTGGKLYLILEYLSGGEVFMQLEKEGIFMEDTACFYLGEITLALGHLHSNGIIYRDLKPENIMLNHEGHIKLTDFGLCKESIHDGTVTHTFCGTIEYMAPEILTRSGHNRAVDWWSLGALMYDMMTGSPPFTAENRKKTIDKILKCKLNLPPYLTIDARDLIKKLLKKSPSQRLGSSKGDCADIQKHPFFRHISWDDLLNKRVEPPYKPQLQSDEDVSQFDTRFTIQTPVDSPDDTTLSHSAELAFAGFTYVAPSVLESLKEGFSFEPRTRPVRRHNSSPRTPISPQNFSAAGPFKAGVSGDSDLHSHSSPPSALSPENGAASQPIRTPARVKKVSTDRSEWSWPSPVKARCLRWLQTTPVSASVMAALKSNKLANMMVEF, encoded by the exons ATGGCAGGGGTTTTTGACATTGACTTGGAGACGGAGGACATCAGCGATACAGAG GATGATGTTTGTGACTTTACTGTGACGGAGTCAGAGAA CGTTCAAACCGAAGAGGTGGAGTTGACAAGTGAGAGTGTGAACAGAAACAGCGAGAGAGTTGGACCTGACTGCTTCGAACTGCTGACTGTGCTGGGAAAAGGAGCCTATGGCAAG GTTTTTCAGGTGCGGAAGGTTCAAGGAGCTCAGATGGGGAAAATTTTTGCCATGAAGGTACTAAAAAAG GCTAAGGTTGTTTGTAACGCCAAAGACACAGCCCATACGCGAGCAGAGCGGGAGATCCTCGAGACGGTGAGACACCCGTTCATTGTGGATCTGCTGTATGCGTTCCAGACTGGGGGGAAACTCTACCTCATCCTTGAGTATCTGAGTG GAGGAGAAGTATTTATGCAGCTTGAAAAAGAAGGCATCTTCATGGAGGATACTGCTTG TTTTTATCTAGGGGAGATCACGCTGGCCTTAGGTCACCTTCACTCTAACGGGATCATCTACAGAGATCTAAAACCTGAAAACATCATGCTTAATCATGAAG ggCACATCAAATTAACAGATTTCGGCCTCTGCAAGGAATCCATTCACGATGGAACTGTCACGCACACCTTCTGTGGCACCATAGAGTACAT GGCCCCAGAGATCCTGACCAGGTCGGGTCACAATAGAGCTGTTGACTGGTGGAGTCTGGGAGCCCTCATGTATGATATGATGACTGGATCA CCTCCATTTACagctgaaaacaggaagaagaccATCGATAAGATCCTAAAGTGTAAACTCAATCTACCCCCGTACCTGACCATCGATGCTAGGGACCTCATCAAAAAG CTGTTGAAAAAGAGCCCGTCCCAACGACTTGGTTCCAGTAAAGGAGACTGCGCCGACATTCAG AAACATCCATTCTTCAGACACATCAGTTGGGACGACCTGCTAAACAAGAGAGTGGAGCCTCCGTACAAGCCACAGCTG CAGTCGGATGAAGATGTGAGCCAGTTTGACACCAGATTCACCATACAGACCCCAGTGGACAGTCCAGACGATACCACGCTCAGTCACAGTGCAGAACTCGCCTTTGCG GGTTTTACTTACGTGGCTCCATCTGTCCTGGAGAGTTTGAAGGAAGGGTTCTCATTTGAACCCCGGACTCGACCTGTTCGCCGCCACAACAGCAGCCCACGCACACCCATCAG CCCTCAGAATTTTTCTGCAGCTGGTCCTTTCAAGGCCGGCGTCAGTGGGGATTCTGACCTGCACTCACATTCTTCTCCTCCATCGGCTTTATCACCGGAAAACGGAGCCGCCAGTCAGCCCATCAGGACTCCAGCGAGGGTTAAGAAG GTGTCTACAGACAGATCAGAGTGGTCCTGGCCTTCCCCTGTCAAGGCCCGTTGTCTCAGGTGGTTGCAAACAACTcctgtttctgcttctgtcatGGCGGCATTAAAATCGAATAAACTGGCAAATATGATGGTTGAGTTTTGA
- the LOC130526789 gene encoding ribosomal protein S6 kinase beta-2-like isoform X4 produces MGKIFAMKVLKKAKVVCNAKDTAHTRAEREILETVRHPFIVDLLYAFQTGGKLYLILEYLSGGEVFMQLEKEGIFMEDTACFYLGEITLALGHLHSNGIIYRDLKPENIMLNHEGHIKLTDFGLCKESIHDGTVTHTFCGTIEYMAPEILTRSGHNRAVDWWSLGALMYDMMTGSPPFTAENRKKTIDKILKCKLNLPPYLTIDARDLIKKLLKKSPSQRLGSSKGDCADIQKHPFFRHISWDDLLNKRVEPPYKPQLQSDEDVSQFDTRFTIQTPVDSPDDTTLSHSAELAFAGFTYVAPSVLESLKEGFSFEPRTRPVRRHNSSPRTPISPQNFSAAGPFKAGVSGDSDLHSHSSPPSALSPENGAASQPIRTPARVKKVSTDRSEWSWPSPVKARCLRWLQTTPVSASVMAALKSNKLANMMVEF; encoded by the exons ATGGGGAAAATTTTTGCCATGAAGGTACTAAAAAAG GCTAAGGTTGTTTGTAACGCCAAAGACACAGCCCATACGCGAGCAGAGCGGGAGATCCTCGAGACGGTGAGACACCCGTTCATTGTGGATCTGCTGTATGCGTTCCAGACTGGGGGGAAACTCTACCTCATCCTTGAGTATCTGAGTG GAGGAGAAGTATTTATGCAGCTTGAAAAAGAAGGCATCTTCATGGAGGATACTGCTTG TTTTTATCTAGGGGAGATCACGCTGGCCTTAGGTCACCTTCACTCTAACGGGATCATCTACAGAGATCTAAAACCTGAAAACATCATGCTTAATCATGAAG ggCACATCAAATTAACAGATTTCGGCCTCTGCAAGGAATCCATTCACGATGGAACTGTCACGCACACCTTCTGTGGCACCATAGAGTACAT GGCCCCAGAGATCCTGACCAGGTCGGGTCACAATAGAGCTGTTGACTGGTGGAGTCTGGGAGCCCTCATGTATGATATGATGACTGGATCA CCTCCATTTACagctgaaaacaggaagaagaccATCGATAAGATCCTAAAGTGTAAACTCAATCTACCCCCGTACCTGACCATCGATGCTAGGGACCTCATCAAAAAG CTGTTGAAAAAGAGCCCGTCCCAACGACTTGGTTCCAGTAAAGGAGACTGCGCCGACATTCAG AAACATCCATTCTTCAGACACATCAGTTGGGACGACCTGCTAAACAAGAGAGTGGAGCCTCCGTACAAGCCACAGCTG CAGTCGGATGAAGATGTGAGCCAGTTTGACACCAGATTCACCATACAGACCCCAGTGGACAGTCCAGACGATACCACGCTCAGTCACAGTGCAGAACTCGCCTTTGCG GGTTTTACTTACGTGGCTCCATCTGTCCTGGAGAGTTTGAAGGAAGGGTTCTCATTTGAACCCCGGACTCGACCTGTTCGCCGCCACAACAGCAGCCCACGCACACCCATCAG CCCTCAGAATTTTTCTGCAGCTGGTCCTTTCAAGGCCGGCGTCAGTGGGGATTCTGACCTGCACTCACATTCTTCTCCTCCATCGGCTTTATCACCGGAAAACGGAGCCGCCAGTCAGCCCATCAGGACTCCAGCGAGGGTTAAGAAG GTGTCTACAGACAGATCAGAGTGGTCCTGGCCTTCCCCTGTCAAGGCCCGTTGTCTCAGGTGGTTGCAAACAACTcctgtttctgcttctgtcatGGCGGCATTAAAATCGAATAAACTGGCAAATATGATGGTTGAGTTTTGA